DNA sequence from the Patescibacteria group bacterium genome:
AAAAAGTTTCCAAGTATGGCTGCAGAAGGTTTAAAAATGGCCAAAAAATGAGCATGACGGCGCCAACCCCGAATAAGGTGTAGATTATCGATGAAAAGACGTATGGCAGCTGTATGAACCAATTTGAGGCTCCCACTAGGCGCATAATCGTAATTTCTTTCTTGTGTGTATAAATAGCAACGCGTACAGAGTTATAAATAACCAATAATGTGATAAAGATAAAAATCGAACTCAGGACCAAGGCGGCATTGCTCACCTTTTCCGTAATCGCATTAATCTTCTCTAACATTGTTTTATAATTTGAGAAATTTCTAGACTCAATAATATCATCCTCGATAATATTCAATTGATTAATTAAGCTATCAAAGACATCCATACTCTTCGGCTTAATAACCAAGGTTGGTGTTAATGGATTTTTACCTAATTCCTTCAAGGCATCCAATATCTCCGGATTATCCTGATGTCTTAAGCGAAACTCTTCCATCGCTTGATCTTTAGAAATATATTCCACGCTTTTTACCTCAGCCAAAGACGAAATTTTCATCTTCAAGGCCTCAATATGGTCTTCTGGGGCATCGGTTTTTAAAAATAAATTAACATCAATTTTTTCCTTAATTGTGTCAACGGCGGTCTGCCCCACCACCTTAACAACCAAAAGCATATTAACCGTAAATAAAGTTAAAACTAAAATAATAATAGTAACCAATGACAACCAAATATTTCTAACCACGTCTTGGATACTAAACTTAATTGCTCGAAAGAATGAAATAAACATTTTGTAGATTTAAAATAATAAATTAAATATTTTACAACATATACTTACCATTTTCTTGGTCACTGACAATTTGACCGCCATCA
Encoded proteins:
- a CDS encoding ABC transporter permease gives rise to the protein MFISFFRAIKFSIQDVVRNIWLSLVTIIILVLTLFTVNMLLVVKVVGQTAVDTIKEKIDVNLFLKTDAPEDHIEALKMKISSLAEVKSVEYISKDQAMEEFRLRHQDNPEILDALKELGKNPLTPTLVIKPKSMDVFDSLINQLNIIEDDIIESRNFSNYKTMLEKINAITEKVSNAALVLSSIFIFITLLVIYNSVRVAIYTHKKEITIMRLVGASNWFIQLPYVFSSIIYTLFGVGAVMLIFWPFLNLLQPYLETFFVSYNVNLVQYFYGNVLSIFGIQFLVAAAINILASLIAVRRYSKI